Below is a window of Yersinia kristensenii DNA.
CTTTGGGCGTTAATAAAATCACATTGCCAAATGCATCAAAGGATTGCATTACCCCAATGGCATCCAGACTTTCTGACTTCGGCTCCAGGATATACTTTTCCACAAATAGCTCTTTACCCGCCAAATTGTGTGCCGCCACTCGGGATGAATAAACATCAAAGCCAAAGCGCTCATCCGCATGGTGATATTTACGCCCGGACATCAGCACCTCCGAATAAATCGCAGTCGCCGTAGGATGAATATGAATGGTGGTGTCGGTAATAAAGCGCGAATTACGGTGTGGAATAAGCGGGTCCGGCATAAATTCCAGATAACCGCCCTCCTCCACAGTAAAATTCTGTATCTGCGATGCATAGTTCGCATTCATCATGTGGACTTTGGTCGCCGACTGGGTGGTGACATGAGCACACGCCCCCGCCTCCACAATTACATCAGTGGCCAGCCGGTCCCCTTGTAAAATGCACCCAGAGGTCGAAATCATAGTCACACATGGCAGCTCTGGCATTTCTTCATCCCAATACAGCGCTTTTTGCACCATCGACGGTACCCGCCGCTCCATTTCCGCCAAAATACTGCGATGTTCACGTTTGGCAAATCTCAGCTTGAGATAGCCACTTTTCCCTACGGCCCCGCTACGCATTTGCGCCGGTTCATCTTGATATTCCGCTAATTCCGGCGCGTTAACACCTAATGCGTGAGCGCGAACTCGTGAAGGAGTTTCCACGATATTCTGGCTCTGCGATGTCATGCATGCTCTCCTTGTGGTTGTACGTGAGTAAACAGGAAGTCGCGCATAATCATATCCACCAGCTCTTCAATACCCTGACCTGTTTTGCAGTTGGTCAGAATATAAGGGCGCTCGCCACGCACCACTTTGGTATCACTTTCCATCACATCCAGGCTGGCACCGACATAAGGGGCGAGGTCAATTTTGTTGATAACCAGGATGTCCGCCTGAACCAAACCTGGGCCATTTTTACGTG
It encodes the following:
- a CDS encoding urease accessory protein UreD, which codes for MTSQSQNIVETPSRVRAHALGVNAPELAEYQDEPAQMRSGAVGKSGYLKLRFAKREHRSILAEMERRVPSMVQKALYWDEEMPELPCVTMISTSGCILQGDRLATDVIVEAGACAHVTTQSATKVHMMNANYASQIQNFTVEEGGYLEFMPDPLIPHRNSRFITDTTIHIHPTATAIYSEVLMSGRKYHHADERFGFDVYSSRVAAHNLAGKELFVEKYILEPKSESLDAIGVMQSFDAFGNVILLTPKEHHDRILARVPAHFDMKGGIASGATRLPNDCGLVFKALGIDSAGVKNEIREFWKIAREEILGITLPEKFLWR